The Montipora capricornis isolate CH-2021 chromosome 3, ASM3666992v2, whole genome shotgun sequence genome includes the window CATGCCCCGCACGTGCTTTTAACATTTTGATACACTTCTTTGAAGTTCTCGTCCTGACAATGAAGTGAAATAATCAAATTGAAGTTATGTGCAGGAAGCGAGCATTGGACGAtgaattttacattttctcttcaaaaaccCACACCGTTCACTCCAATCTTGTTTCTGGAATGTGGATACACACATTCATTTCCGAACGACTtgaaataatcgcgaaattatTGCAATACGGGGAAAAATAGTTTTTGATAAAGTCCTCGCAGCCGTCCTCGTCGCCTTTTCTTGAGGTCTTTAAAACGAGTCCTTTTAACTGACACTGATCGTTATAACAGTAAATACAATTTGGAACAACTCTAACAGGTCCGGATCACAAAcactttttcttttcacttcaGTTTCCAGCTAACAGCTCCATATATAGTACAATATGTTAATTAAAATTTCATAAATTATCACTGACCAAGAGTTGCAATTTTCCCACAGGACCACTCCGTAGGACCAACTgcaagtaaaacaaaacaagtaacaCCTATGCAATACATTGAATTAGGAATGCACTAGCATCTGGTATGTTGCATTCACTGACTCTAAAAACACCAGACTTGATACTTACACATCGCTCTTGGTGGTAAAGATCTCTTCAAAAAGTGACTCTGGAGCCATCCACTTCACTGGCAGTTTCTTCCCATTGTCTACTTTGTAGACCCCACGGTACAAGTGCCGCATCAAATCCGAAGTCACCAATTTTGACTTTCTTGCCGTGTCCCACCAGAATGTTCCTCGCTGCTAGGTCCCTGTGCACCAGACCCTTCTGGGAAAGATAGGtctgtaaaagaaaaatgattatGGGTATTGCAAGGAATTTGTGATGTAAAAGTCAGTTTTGGGGGCCTAAGGCACTGGATTCTCACAAAAATATCTTTCCTGGAAGCGTGTAGCCTCCTATCGCAGAATCTTTTTAAGGTTAATTGTTCCTCCCGCAAACAAGAACGCCACATTCCTTTCCCGTTGTGAGACGTTAACCAAtgatttgctttttatttttaagagtGTGACCAAATAAAAAAGCTGTAATAACGTCCACTGCAATTTGCAACGGAAATTTGAAGCTTGAAAATTACACGGACTTTAAGGTGAAGGTTAACTTTTCTTACCATATTGAACACGATCTCTGACTGGTTGAAAGAGGGTAGGAATATGGGCTCCCGTGAAGCAGACTCTTGCAGGTGGGAGAAACGACTGACCCTAAAAGAGTCTGTGATAGGAGGCTAAGACCAGCAGAGATGTAACCGCCTATGTAGTGCTAATCCAATAGAAGTGCCACTCAACTTGTTTCCTTGAGGCGCATGTGCTAATCCTGGTGCCAGCACGTACCAAAGAGTTTTAATTGGGTTTTGCCGAGAAAGGGCTTTACCTACATTTAAAAGAAACCTTAAACTATCATTCAAAAAAACGCTAAAAAACATGATGGGGAGTAGAAAAAATAGCATATCATCCACATATGACCATCCCAAACCTCTGTTGTATGAAAATAGTCATTACAAAAGAGCTCAAAGAAGAGTGAGCAAAGCATTGATCTTTCAGCGATCTGATGTTGTTGAGATGAAACCAGTTGAAACAGGACTTTGGGCTTGCCATGGTTTGGTTATGTAACTACTGATCATGTCATCAGCATCCGACACCAAAGATCGACAGTAACGCACGCAAAAACTCCGAAACTTGCTGAGAAAGACGGAATGAATAAGAAGTTAAACGCAGGAAAAGACTAagacaaatacaaaaaaaaagaaagaaaaatctgGCTATTTACCACTTACCATGCCACGTGCTACCTGCCAGGCAAGCTTTACTGGATCAAGTGGAGCAAACGAGTCACAATCCTCGTCACATGCGGATGATGAAAACGTTACAAAGGGTGTTTCCAATTCAATAGTAACAGAAGCATCAACTTCGGTTCCGTTTTCTTCCACAGATATGGAAGGCCCAATGTTTTCATGCAATattgttttctcttcttctgtttgACCATCctagatatatatataaaaaaggaCCATACAGATAACttggaatgaaataaatgtatcttTAAAGTGCTTATAGACGAAATGACGAAGTGATCGTCGCATTTATCGTCCAGATAAGTGCTAATATCGCTTCTTCATTTCGACAGATAACGTTAGTGAGTAAAACTAACAAGGGGCCATTGGGCCAGTTTAGTTGAAAAGTACATAAATATTAGccattatattatattatattatattatattatattatattcaGTTTTATTGAGCTTACGGTTAGCTAACCCTAACCGCAACGGTTGTTACTGCGCTAGAACGTTTCCTAGAGATTCTCAAAACTTTCACATTCGTCAACATTAAAACTTAGTCCCTATGATGTAGTCCAGTTAAAGAGACCGTACAGATAATTTTGCAGGGCTTCGCAGTCCTCTTGACGACGAACAACTCTATAACACTTCGCATCATCAGCATAGAGAGCCATACTGGTGCATGGGCTGACAAACTTGGGGAGGTCGATCACGTATAAAAGATATAGGAACGGAGCCAACAGGCTGCCCTGAGGAACACCCTCTGAGATCTGGAAGTCAATTGCAAATAGTCCGAGAACCAAAAGAGAAGGGGACCCGAGATGCCGTACAAACCAAGCTTGTGAAGAAGACGGCGGTGTGGAACCGAGTCAAACGCTGAAAACAATGGTCAGGGTAGATCATATCGATCTCATTCCCTGCATCCAAGGCTGTCCCAAGGTCGTTCAGAACGGACAGAAGCTGTGTCGGAGAGCTGACAGTATATCTGCCAGTTCAGGAATAAGTTTGGAGAGCACACAGCGTTCGCAGAGCTTACTGACGATGGAGAGATGT containing:
- the LOC138040590 gene encoding uncharacterized protein, which produces MKIRQRGAAKDMITFTLDNLQKLSHLTGEEFESLSMEEAELQFMYRSCVGCGYQLKTTPLNKRNNEFLDEIETMKDKTSTVGATVVDEDEEMYNGAREQNSTTDQDGQTEEEKTILHENIGPSISVEENGTEVDASVTIELETPFVTFSSSACDEDCDSFAPLDPVKLAWQVARGMTYLSQKGLVHRDLAARNILVGHGKKVKIGDFGFDAALVPWGLQSRQWEETASEVDGSRVTF